The stretch of DNA TACAATTTTTCCGCCGGTCCCGCGGTTCTGCCGGTGGAGGTTTTGGAAGAAGCCCGCGAAAATCTGCTCAGCTTGGGCGATACGGGTGTGGGGATCATGGAGCATTCCCATCGTGGCAAGGCGTTTGTGGCCGTGTATGAAGAGGCGGTTTCACTCTGCCGGGAGTTGGCGGCGATTCCCGACAACTATCACGTCCTGTTCCTACAAGGGGGGGCCTCGTCGCAGTTCTTTATGCTGCCGATGAATTTCCTGCCCAAGGAGAGCACGGCTGATTATTTGGTCACGGGGTCCTGGGCCAAAAAAGCGGTCGCCGAGGCGCAGCGATTTGGCAATGTGCATGTCGCCGGCAGCAGCCAGGATCGCAATTTCTGTTATATCCCCAGCGATTGTTCCTACAGCGACGATGCCGTCTACACGCACTACACGTCGAACAACACAATCTTCGGGACGCAATTCGCAACCGTGCCGGATGTCGCCTGCGAGACGCTGGTGTGCGATATGAGCAGCGATATTTTCTCCCGGCCGATCGACGTCTCAAAATATGGCGTGATTTATGCCGGTGCGCAGAAAAACCTCGGCCCCAGCGGCGTGACGTTGGTCATCATCCGCGACGACTTAGTGCAGCAGGGACCGACCGACATTCCGACGATGCTGCAATACCGCACGCACGCCGACAACGACTCGATGTTCAATACCCCCCCGACGTTCGGGATTTATATCATGGGGCTGATTTTCAAATGGATCAAAGCCCGCGGCGGCTTGGCAGCAGTTGGTGAACAGAATCGTGACAAGGCGGGCAAACTGTACGAGTACCTGGATCACAGCCGTCTGTTTAACGGCACCGCTGATCTGGAAAGCCGGTCTCAAATGAACGTGACATTCGTCACGGGCGATGCGGATTTGGATGCCCAGTTCATCTCGCAATCCGAAGCGGCGGGATTTAGCGGTCTGAAAGGGCACCGCAGCGTGGGCGGCATGCGGGCCAGCCTGTACAATGCATTTCCCACCGACGGCGTAGACGCGTTGATTGAATTCATGAAGCGTTTCGAAGCCGAGCAAGGGTGAGACGATGTTTGTGCTGCTGCCATGTTGAAACGTTGTGAGACGAGGCTTGGCAGTGGGTAGTCGAAGTGGTCGCTGGTCGAAATTCTTCTGAAGGACAGGTGAGCCGATCGTGAATTTTTTCAAGAATTATCTCGAAAGGCACCAGCATCCCGGTAACCAATTTCTGCATCTCATTGGGTTGCCGATCACATTCGCCCTGCCGGTGTACTTTTTAGTGCATCACAATTGGCAGTGGGCGTTGGGGGCATTTATTGCCGGTTATGCACTGCAATTCCTGGGTCATGCCATCGAAGGCAACGACGCGGGGGAGATGATCGTCGTCAAAAAACTTTTGGGCAAGCCGTACATTGCGGTCGTGCCTCGTTCAAAAGAGTCAAAGTTTGACGATTAGTGCGCCGATACTGCTTATGACGGTTTTAGCGCGCCCGATGTGTCGTTTTATTGAGACGCATGCGCGGACCTCTCCGTATTCCGGATCGTCATCCGGGATGTGGCGGGGCTTTTCAACCGTCAGCGACGAGATGGTCCTGATTGCTTTGGGGGACCTGGCTCGTTCGCCTCAACTGAGAAGCAGATTCATCGGTACTTTTGCGGCAAGGACGCACCATGCGAAAGCAATCTTTCCGGCAATTTGTCAGCCTGTTGTTAATCAGCTGCCTATTCACCGGCTGTGCGAGCAACCCCACGTTGTCCTACCTGGGCAACGCCCAGTTGACAGATTATCGGGCCGACGCCGAACGGATTGCCTATCCTGATTCGTGCGAGGTCCCCCCGGAATCCGCAACGTTTGCCAATCCGCCCCGCAACGTGAGGGACCGGAACCATGATGAAGCCTGGGATATGCCATTGGCTGAGGCAATTCACTTGGCGCTGCTGAACAACAAAATTGTACGAACATCCAGCCGCACAGCAACCGGCGCCATCGCGGCTGGCTCGGCTGGGGGCACATCCACCAGCACGATCGTGAGCTCACCGCAAGCAGTGGCATCGGTCTATGATCCAGCCATTCAGGAAACGGGCGTGCTCTTTGGCAGTCGCGGTGTTGAATCCGCCCTGTCCGAGTTTGACACCCAGTTTACGACTAGCATGGTCTGGGGCCGTGACGAACAAATTCAAAACAACCTGTTCCTCGCCGGTGGTATTCCCGACGGGGCGACCTTGCAGTCCGACACCGCTCAGATGCAAGCGGAGTTGTCGAAGGTTCAAGCAAACGGTGGACAACTGTCGTTGAGCCACTTGGTGAACTACAACTACAACAACTCTCCCGGTAACCTGTTCCCGTCGGTGTATACCGGCAACGTGCAACTTGGCTATCGTTTGCCGATGTGGGCTGGTTCGGGGACGGAGTTCACGCGGATCGCTGGTCCGGTTTCGGAAAACATTACAGGGATCGGCGGTGTGAGCCAAGGTGTGGTCATCGCCCGGATTAATAACGACATCACGATTGCCGACTTCGAAATCCAAGTCCGCAATATGATCAAAGATGTTGAGGATATTTATTGGAACCTGTATCTGGCCTATCGCCGTTACGACGCTGAAGTCGTCGCCCGGAACAGTGCCCTGCGAACTTGGCGGGAAGTCAAATCCAAATTCGAAGTCGGAGCACGAGGGGGGAGTGCCGCTGACGAAGCTCAAGCACGCGAACAATACTTCGACGCCAAAGCCCGTGCCGAAGTGGAGCTGAACAACATCTACTCCATGGAGCTCGAATTGCGGCGGATGCTGGGGCTGCCGGTCAATGACGGTCGCATTATTCGTCCCTCCGATGTACCGATTACCGCCGAATTCATTCCCGACTGGTACGTGGCCTTGGCTGAGGCACTCACTCGTCGGACGGAATTACGACGACAAAAATGGAATATCAAGAGTCTCGACCTGCAGTTGATTGCCGCAGAAAACCTGGCGAATCCACGGCTGGACTTTGTGTCGGCCTACCAGGTGAATATGTTTGGTGACAACCTCTTCGGGAACAATGATAATGACAGTGTTGGAACGGCCCAGGGACTCAACAGTGCCTATGAACGTTTGACACAAGGCAGCCAAACCGGTTGGCAACTCGGCTTCCAATTCTCGATGCCGCTCGGTTTACGGCGTACCTTGGCACAAGTCCGCAACATTGAGTTGCGATTGGCTCAGGCCCGCGAATTGTTGGCGACGCAGGAAGTTGATATTAGCCACGAACTGGCCAACGGCTTCCAAGCGTTGAATCTCAATTACCAAACGGCCCAAACTCGCTTTAACCAAGGCCGCGCTGCTCACTTGCAGTTGCAAGCCTTCGAAGCGGAGTACAAGGTCGGTACCAAAACGTTGGACTTGTTACTTCAAGCTCAAACGCGTTTGGCCCGCGCCCAAATCGAATATTACAGTGCCATCATCGAATACACGAAGTCGATCACCAACATTCAATTCCGCAAAGGAACCTTGTTGGAATACAACAACATTCACTTGGCTGAAGGGGCCTGGAGTCCTGAAGCTTATGAAGAAGCCCTACGTCGTGCTTGGGCTCGCAGCTACGCCTTTGAGTCGGATCTGATGCACACCGAACCGGCACCGTTCGTCAACGACGGTCGTGTGATGGGACCGGTGGAATTCACCTCCGAAGCGGTCAACATGCCCGGCCCGGCCAACGGAAGTGAGTCGATGGAGATTCCGCTGACCGATCCGAACGGTATCGTCCCGCCGCCGCCCGCCCCTCCGCTGGATGGGGAACTGGAAGGAGCCGGCTCTAGCGATTTTCGCGAGCCTGTCCCGGCCCTGCCGCCCGCTGAGGGAAGTTATGACGGCGATGTCAGCATCGACTGGAACGCGGATTTCGACGAAGAGCAAGCCAAAGCCTTGTTCGAAACGGAAAGCGACCAGGAGACCGCGGGGTACGAGAAGGTCAACTTCTCCGACGCACCCGTGATCGACAACGGATATTAAGCCAGGTTGCAAATAAACGCCCCTCACACGAACGACTTCTCCCTCTCCCTCTGGGAGAGGGCCGGGGGTGAGGGTTTTCAAGCTCGATCAGGTTCTCACGTTCTAAGTCTTTTAGCGTGAGGCCTTTTCCGATGGTGGGCAGCAATCGTTCTACAACCAGTTTTAAAACCCGGTTGCGCTTGTTCTAGAAACATTCAGATCAGTTTCAGTGAGACGCGACAGAGGGTTTTGAAACTACTTTTACGCAGAATGGTGCGTCGCGACGCACCCGACGGCAACCGTGGCTAGTTTGTTTGTTGGCAGAGACGTGCTATGGGAGCGTGGGGCCTAAGCCGACGATGGAATCCCGTGGGATCTTGGCATCGAGCAATGCCTGCTCCAGATTTTCTTCTGCACGCGCACGAGCGGACGGGGCGCGGATGACGCGAACGCGAATTCCATTTTCATCACCTGTGGTTGCGGTGGCCAATTCCACGACCTGCTCTAAGGTGATTTCCTGAAGCGTGCCATCCGTCTCGGCAGCAATCCAGTATCCACGGTCTTTGATCGTAATCTGTAGATCGCTGAGCGGACTCACCGGGGTGGTTTGGGGGTCCGCTTCGGCGGGGGGAGGTTCTTTCTCGTTGAGGTCTGGTTTGGAGCCTTGCACGGGAATCACGCCATCGCCGCCATCAAATTTGGGGAGCCAATTGCCGAGGAACGTTCCAGCAACGACTCCCAACAGAACCAATCCGCTACTGATCTTTACACCGCGGGTGACTTTCTTGGTAATCGTCATCGGACTTTGGCCTCAATCCAACTTTTCAAATGAAGGCGTTATTGCAGTGGTGGTGAAAACCCTAGGATTGCGTATTCAAAACGAGTGCGACGATCACTGTCATCGTACATCTTTTGCGTGACCTCGGCGACGCCCGTGATGGCTGCCTGACGCACGGAGAACTGCGCGTCGGACCATGAGACGAGTAAGATGACCAGATTTTTTGGCTGTGGCAATGCTTTATAACGGGCGTAGATTTCGGCGCTAAAACGCTCGGGGGTTTCGGCGCGAAATTTAAACGTCTTTCCGGCAGCGGTCATGGTCGTCAAGTTGTCGTCGCCGATATGAATGTCCCACACGTCACAACGTTTGAGTAATTCCCGCCAAGTCCGCAGGTGTTTGACCATCTCTGCGGCGCGACTGCCGGCCATGGTTTCGATTTCGCGGCGCAGTTCGTCGCGTTCCACCTCGGACCGGGCTGCCAAGACGCGTTTGATGGTTTCCTGCGGCAAGCGAAAGAGCCGCGACAGGATTTCCCCCAGTTCTTGGATCTCCTCCCGCGATTGTCGCAACTCGTCGCTGATTTCTGTTTCGCGTTCTTGCATGGTCGATTGCAACCGGTTGCGTTCGATCTGCAATTGGTTCCGCTCTTGCTCGGCAACTTCTAGTTTGGCCAAGAGTTGCAAACGGGCCAACTCCGCCGTGTCTTGCGCTGCATTCAGTTTTTGAGCAACTTCGACCGCCTGCGTTTCGGCCGTCTCTTGGACTTCCATGTACTGCGCAAAGATCACGATCAACAGCAGATCCAGCAGCGGTGTCAATTGAAACGAGAGTTTGCGTCGCGACAACTTCATGCCGGTTCCTCCGGCACGAGCGAGAGTTCCCGTTTGGCGCGGACGATCGTATCCCGCACATGCTCGCGGTTTTCCGCCAGACGTTCGAATCGCGTTTCCAGCACGCTGTTTAAAAACATCAGCAAAATTCCGGCTGAGAGTCCGGCGAAGGTCGACCAAATCGCGTCGCCGAAGCGGCTGACGATTGCGCCGACGGTGTTGGCATCGCCACCGGATTGCAGAGCGGCGCCGATGGCGAGGATCGTGCCCAACACGCCCGCCAACGGATAGGCTTCGATCATGGTGCGGCAGATGTTGTAGGAAGTTTCAAATGCCATCGAATGCAAATACCGCCGACGTTCATCCAAGACGTTGATCCGCGCAATCAACATCCGCCGGTCCGCATCGCCATTGGGGTCTTGTAACACTTCGTCGACGTCCGCCAAAAAAGCTTCAATCTGATCCGACAGATGACTGGTGCCGTCGAAGAGACTGCGGTGTTTGAGACCCCGCGTGAATTCGTCTAAGGAGGCGGCGATTTTTTTCAGATCGCGGCGAAACCAGATCCACAACAAAATGAAAAACACAACGTGCACCGCGCAGGCAACTGCGATGACGAACGTCGACAGGGCAGAAAGATTACCGAGGGCAGCCGTCAATGGGTTCATGAATGCTCAGATTGTGTTGATGATCCGCAAAGGGCAAGACAGCACCGGACGTTCCGGCGCACCGCTGAATGCGTCTGTACAACAATTCCGCACCCACGGTCCAGGTCATTCTGGCATTTCCGGCGTGTGCGGACAAGGGGACCTGACAACCGCGGGCTAGGGCAGGGGGGCATGCGCGTCGGCCGACTTGCGTTCCAGAATGTAGACAGCGCTATCTGCACGGACATTGGCCGCCCAGGCCTGTTCGACGGCGCGGCCGCGGATAATCGCCAACTCCTTGACGATCCGCCCCTCAACCACATCCACCAGATCACGAAAATCGGGCATCGACATCAAATGCAAATTCGGCGTGTTGTACCACTGATACCGTTCCGAGGAGGAGACCGGCGCGCGGCCCCACAGCAATTGATTCCAGCGGACACGCCAATGTCCAAAATTCGGCACCACCACTAATGCCCGGTTGGCCACACGCAACATCTCTTCCAAAATCACGTGCGGATGCCGCACCTGTTGCAACGTTTGGCTGAGCACAGCGAAGTCGAAGGATTGGCTGGGAAAGTCTTCCAAACCGAGATCCAAGTCAGCTTGGATGACCGGCACGCCGGCGGTCATGCATTGAATCATCGCCCGGCGGCTCATTTCCACGCCCAATATCTCGGCGCTTTTGATCCGCCGCAATTCGGAGAGCAGTAGCCCATCCCCGCACCCCAGGTCCAACACACGACTCCCTTCGTCGATGTGCTCCATGATCACACGGTCCGTCAGCGCAGCCGAGGGACTCGGCATCTTGTAGCGACGTTTTTCTTTGGGGCGACTTGTGGACATCACGGGGTCTCTACTTGGCTCGGACTTTTGCCGCAACCATGGACAAGCTATCGGGAAAAAAATTAACCACGAAAGACACGAAATACACGAAATTAAAATATAGAGAAAACGACAAAGACCTACCGCGTTAAACTCGAAATCAAAAACAATTTGAATGAAAACAACTTAGTGTTTTTCGTGTGTTTCGTGTCTTTCGTGGTTTATCTTTTAGGGCAAAAATTCCGACGTTCGTCGTACAGGATAAAATATCAAAATGTCGCGTCATTTGGTGGCGTACGCTTCGGCCAAAAATGGTTTGAGCATCTCTTCCAGTTGGTCGACTTCCAATAAGAATGAATCGTGACCGTAAGGGCTTTCGAGTTCCACCGCTGTGACATGCCGCCGTGCTTGAATCAACGCGCTGACGATTTCGCGGCTTTGCGCGATCGGAAACAACCAATCGGTCGTGTAGCTCGTCACCAAAAACCGCGATTGTGTGGCGGAAAATGCTTCGGGGAGTGAGCCGTAGGATTTGGCCAAATCAAAATAATCCATCGCCCGCGTCAGGTACAAATAGCTGTTGGCGTCGAACCGCTCAACAAAGC from Symmachiella dynata encodes:
- the serC gene encoding 3-phosphoserine/phosphohydroxythreonine transaminase, translating into MTKRVYNFSAGPAVLPVEVLEEARENLLSLGDTGVGIMEHSHRGKAFVAVYEEAVSLCRELAAIPDNYHVLFLQGGASSQFFMLPMNFLPKESTADYLVTGSWAKKAVAEAQRFGNVHVAGSSQDRNFCYIPSDCSYSDDAVYTHYTSNNTIFGTQFATVPDVACETLVCDMSSDIFSRPIDVSKYGVIYAGAQKNLGPSGVTLVIIRDDLVQQGPTDIPTMLQYRTHADNDSMFNTPPTFGIYIMGLIFKWIKARGGLAAVGEQNRDKAGKLYEYLDHSRLFNGTADLESRSQMNVTFVTGDADLDAQFISQSEAAGFSGLKGHRSVGGMRASLYNAFPTDGVDALIEFMKRFEAEQG
- a CDS encoding DUF962 domain-containing protein, which translates into the protein MNFFKNYLERHQHPGNQFLHLIGLPITFALPVYFLVHHNWQWALGAFIAGYALQFLGHAIEGNDAGEMIVVKKLLGKPYIAVVPRSKESKFDD
- a CDS encoding TolC family protein codes for the protein MRKQSFRQFVSLLLISCLFTGCASNPTLSYLGNAQLTDYRADAERIAYPDSCEVPPESATFANPPRNVRDRNHDEAWDMPLAEAIHLALLNNKIVRTSSRTATGAIAAGSAGGTSTSTIVSSPQAVASVYDPAIQETGVLFGSRGVESALSEFDTQFTTSMVWGRDEQIQNNLFLAGGIPDGATLQSDTAQMQAELSKVQANGGQLSLSHLVNYNYNNSPGNLFPSVYTGNVQLGYRLPMWAGSGTEFTRIAGPVSENITGIGGVSQGVVIARINNDITIADFEIQVRNMIKDVEDIYWNLYLAYRRYDAEVVARNSALRTWREVKSKFEVGARGGSAADEAQAREQYFDAKARAEVELNNIYSMELELRRMLGLPVNDGRIIRPSDVPITAEFIPDWYVALAEALTRRTELRRQKWNIKSLDLQLIAAENLANPRLDFVSAYQVNMFGDNLFGNNDNDSVGTAQGLNSAYERLTQGSQTGWQLGFQFSMPLGLRRTLAQVRNIELRLAQARELLATQEVDISHELANGFQALNLNYQTAQTRFNQGRAAHLQLQAFEAEYKVGTKTLDLLLQAQTRLARAQIEYYSAIIEYTKSITNIQFRKGTLLEYNNIHLAEGAWSPEAYEEALRRAWARSYAFESDLMHTEPAPFVNDGRVMGPVEFTSEAVNMPGPANGSESMEIPLTDPNGIVPPPPAPPLDGELEGAGSSDFREPVPALPPAEGSYDGDVSIDWNADFDEEQAKALFETESDQETAGYEKVNFSDAPVIDNGY
- a CDS encoding MotA/TolQ/ExbB proton channel family protein codes for the protein MNPLTAALGNLSALSTFVIAVACAVHVVFFILLWIWFRRDLKKIAASLDEFTRGLKHRSLFDGTSHLSDQIEAFLADVDEVLQDPNGDADRRMLIARINVLDERRRYLHSMAFETSYNICRTMIEAYPLAGVLGTILAIGAALQSGGDANTVGAIVSRFGDAIWSTFAGLSAGILLMFLNSVLETRFERLAENREHVRDTIVRAKRELSLVPEEPA
- the metW gene encoding methionine biosynthesis protein MetW; the protein is MSTSRPKEKRRYKMPSPSAALTDRVIMEHIDEGSRVLDLGCGDGLLLSELRRIKSAEILGVEMSRRAMIQCMTAGVPVIQADLDLGLEDFPSQSFDFAVLSQTLQQVRHPHVILEEMLRVANRALVVVPNFGHWRVRWNQLLWGRAPVSSSERYQWYNTPNLHLMSMPDFRDLVDVVEGRIVKELAIIRGRAVEQAWAANVRADSAVYILERKSADAHAPLP